The following proteins are encoded in a genomic region of Rhizobium sp. CCGE531:
- the rocF gene encoding arginase yields the protein MNTQSTSITLIGVPLEEGSGRRGAGMGPTALRIAGIETTLIELGHRVTDSGDLHPVPAADLPEHPQAHNLKIVGAFTRALEAKVYDVASSGGFPLILGGDHSLSMGSVSGMARCAAEVGRPLFVLWLDAHSDFNSPATSPSGNIHGMPVAFFCGEAEIEGVLPAGRPLVDPTKVFQVGIRSVDPREREEIREHGVNVFDMRSLDEQGVAAIMRKVLDTVSAANGLLHVSFDLDFLDPDIAPGVGTTVPGGATYREAHLIMEMLSDSSLVSSLDLVELNPFLDDRGKSARVLVEMAASLFGRRIFDRPTRAA from the coding sequence ATGAATACGCAATCCACTTCCATTACCTTGATCGGCGTTCCCCTGGAGGAAGGCTCCGGCCGGCGCGGCGCCGGCATGGGTCCGACGGCACTGCGCATCGCCGGCATCGAAACCACGCTGATCGAGCTTGGCCATCGCGTCACCGACAGCGGCGACCTGCATCCTGTTCCGGCAGCAGATCTTCCGGAGCATCCGCAGGCCCATAATCTGAAGATCGTCGGCGCTTTCACGCGTGCGCTGGAAGCAAAGGTCTACGATGTCGCCTCATCCGGAGGCTTTCCGCTGATCCTTGGCGGCGATCACAGCCTGTCCATGGGCAGCGTCTCCGGCATGGCGCGCTGCGCCGCGGAGGTCGGCCGGCCGCTCTTCGTGCTCTGGCTGGACGCACATTCCGATTTCAATTCGCCGGCCACCTCGCCGTCAGGCAATATTCACGGCATGCCCGTCGCTTTCTTCTGCGGCGAGGCCGAGATAGAGGGCGTTCTGCCGGCCGGCCGGCCGTTGGTCGATCCGACGAAGGTCTTCCAGGTCGGCATCCGCTCCGTCGATCCGCGCGAGCGCGAGGAAATCCGCGAGCACGGCGTCAACGTCTTCGATATGCGTTCGCTCGACGAGCAGGGCGTGGCCGCCATCATGCGCAAGGTGCTCGATACCGTCAGCGCCGCCAACGGCCTGCTGCATGTGAGCTTCGATCTCGATTTCCTCGATCCGGATATCGCGCCGGGCGTGGGCACGACGGTGCCTGGCGGCGCCACCTATCGCGAGGCGCATCTGATCATGGAGATGCTTTCCGACAGCAGCCTCGTCTCGTCGCTCGACCTCGTCGAGCTCAACCCCTTCCTCGACGACCGCGGCAAGAGCGCCCGCGTGCTGGTCGAGATGGCGGCAAGCCTCTTCGGCCGCCGCATCTTCGACCGTCCGACACGGGCTGCCTGA
- a CDS encoding translocation/assembly module TamB domain-containing protein — MSILIRILGRLVRWIAYAVVAILLLVIAAVLVVGMIPSATSYAVDQVAKLASTPDRTVTIAAPSGLLNGNLRVGAITVADAKGVYAKVQNLAVDWSPLSLLTGTFHADRIAADVADFQRLPVSTAAPTQETQTAGGNGFSLPVAVNIDAIALPDLRIGQAVAGQDFILAANGSVKANGSSMGLTLNATRRDVPDAKLSADIAFVPAENQLKLKTQISEPRNGMLAGLLHLPGGPAVNIDLSGEGPLSNWAGKLQAALDGKPTVAINGHHGLSADGLHHIDVKGGGDVDSLLPPTMRPLFAGQTTIDLSATFDGKGKIDIQTGNLATGSAVLAASGTLDPNGNNSLNANLLGTSGPVDFRWPMENGEVRALISRVDIALTGAAQSVKIDAKAALDSASTPQGQIGQVNLSARSDAFNLTAMSGPLQLRLVVGQTAFLSADLNRLIRAPIALTAPLQLSPDTIGFNNTTLESASIGGTVNGKYTLSSKALTGNFKLFALPGVLPDGVSDKFEGTISLEGQVAGTVPTKMTLSNLAVKSNVAEITGNVALNDQSLTSDLSGKLLDLSKLIPNAEGQADIGLKAKGPLTALGIDATAKAVNVKLAGRLLDTLDIGVTGTADPMAPQAKVQASGAIDGKPIRIAADAVSKDGRTSIPSLSAEIGTNKLQGKLDLSPSFEPSGALTFDLPDLSLLAALAGQKAEGDLKGSLDIASANGKTGLKVNASGNGIRRDDLVIGKPAVALTIDDLKAFSANGSIRADTIASGANRITGLDLTFTQQGSRTDFDLKSTYDNAPLTTRGGVETSGGQTTVSLDSFAGAPRTIPVKLASPTKIVIKDGAASLNGLTLQTGGGSVTVDGTAGQTLNINAKITNLPASLANVFAPTLAAEGIISGTVAVTGKATAPAVVFQTNWSGAATSQTKSGGLAALGIKADGKFADNVVTINTNLTGQSGLALNGGGTVVIAGGKAMALKFSGNVPFDALAGQLAAQGLVVTGAARIDMQIGGTTAAPAISGTIATDGGKLVDVRRNLTLNALAVTVTLDGKQAVISRLSGNLTSGGSISGSGTVGITPDSGFPADIQMKFNNATYVDGTLVAATINGTLGVKGPLMTAPMLTGNLRINKASITIPEKLPASLSEINIKHKNAPAAVNAQFKDQKPEGPRSKSTTLGIDLQLEAPSQIFVRGRGIDAELGGSITVRGTAAEPVVSGGFTMRRGRLTILSRRLDFTDTSKITFGGDLTPALNMEATSTVSSTTITVDVIGLATDPQIGFSSSPALPQDEVLAQLIFGQSMSKLSAMQIAQLADAASQLAGGRSTSLFEGLRSHLGVDDLDISTDANGQAQVGAGKYLNKRTYIELQQGASNNTKAIINLNVGRGVKLRGAAGSDGAGEAGIVYEHEY, encoded by the coding sequence ATGAGCATATTGATTCGAATCCTCGGGAGATTGGTGCGCTGGATCGCCTACGCGGTCGTGGCGATCCTTTTGCTCGTGATCGCGGCTGTGCTCGTCGTCGGCATGATACCCTCCGCAACGAGCTACGCCGTCGACCAGGTGGCAAAACTCGCTTCGACACCCGACCGCACCGTTACCATCGCAGCGCCTTCCGGGCTGCTGAACGGAAACCTGAGGGTTGGCGCCATTACGGTGGCGGACGCGAAGGGTGTCTATGCCAAGGTGCAGAACCTTGCCGTGGATTGGTCCCCGCTGTCCTTGCTGACGGGTACGTTCCACGCAGATCGTATCGCCGCCGATGTGGCCGATTTCCAGCGCCTGCCGGTTTCGACGGCGGCGCCCACGCAGGAAACACAAACGGCAGGCGGCAACGGCTTTTCGCTGCCCGTCGCCGTCAATATCGACGCAATCGCGCTGCCCGATCTTCGTATTGGTCAGGCCGTCGCCGGACAGGATTTCATTCTGGCCGCCAATGGCAGCGTCAAGGCAAACGGCAGCAGCATGGGCCTCACGCTCAATGCCACCAGGCGTGACGTGCCCGACGCCAAGCTTTCCGCCGATATCGCTTTCGTGCCGGCCGAGAACCAGCTGAAGCTGAAGACGCAGATCTCCGAGCCGCGCAACGGCATGCTGGCGGGCCTCCTGCATCTGCCTGGCGGCCCGGCCGTCAACATCGATCTTTCGGGCGAAGGTCCGCTATCCAACTGGGCCGGCAAACTGCAGGCCGCGCTCGACGGCAAGCCGACAGTCGCCATCAACGGCCATCACGGCCTTTCCGCCGACGGCCTGCATCATATTGACGTCAAGGGCGGCGGCGATGTCGATTCGCTGCTCCCGCCGACCATGCGGCCGCTCTTTGCCGGACAGACCACCATCGATCTCTCCGCAACCTTCGACGGCAAGGGCAAGATCGACATCCAGACCGGCAATCTTGCCACCGGCAGCGCGGTGCTTGCCGCATCCGGCACACTGGATCCCAACGGCAATAACAGCCTCAATGCCAATCTGCTCGGCACCTCCGGCCCCGTCGACTTCCGCTGGCCGATGGAGAACGGCGAGGTCCGCGCTTTGATTTCCCGCGTCGATATCGCGCTGACGGGCGCGGCGCAATCGGTGAAGATCGATGCGAAGGCAGCTCTCGACAGCGCCAGCACGCCGCAGGGGCAGATCGGCCAAGTAAACCTTAGCGCCAGAAGCGACGCCTTCAATCTGACCGCCATGTCCGGCCCGCTGCAGCTCCGCCTGGTCGTCGGCCAGACGGCCTTCCTCAGCGCCGATCTCAACCGTCTGATCCGGGCGCCGATCGCGCTGACCGCGCCTTTGCAGCTCTCGCCCGACACGATCGGCTTCAACAATACAACGTTGGAAAGCGCCAGCATCGGCGGAACGGTCAATGGCAAATATACGCTGTCTTCGAAGGCGCTGACGGGCAATTTCAAGCTCTTCGCCCTGCCTGGCGTGCTGCCCGACGGCGTCTCGGACAAGTTCGAAGGCACGATTTCGCTGGAAGGCCAGGTCGCCGGCACGGTGCCGACCAAGATGACGCTCTCCAACCTTGCGGTGAAATCCAATGTTGCCGAGATCACCGGCAATGTCGCGCTCAACGACCAGTCGCTGACCTCGGATCTATCAGGCAAGCTGCTCGACCTTTCCAAGCTCATTCCAAACGCCGAAGGGCAGGCCGATATCGGCCTCAAGGCCAAGGGACCGCTGACCGCGCTTGGCATCGACGCGACGGCCAAGGCCGTCAACGTCAAGCTGGCGGGTCGGCTGCTGGATACGCTTGATATCGGCGTGACAGGAACCGCGGATCCCATGGCCCCGCAGGCCAAGGTTCAAGCGAGCGGAGCGATCGACGGCAAGCCGATCCGCATCGCCGCCGACGCCGTTTCCAAGGATGGCCGCACCAGCATCCCGTCGCTATCGGCCGAAATCGGCACGAACAAGCTGCAAGGCAAGCTGGACCTGTCGCCCAGCTTCGAACCATCAGGCGCGCTGACATTCGATCTGCCGGATCTGAGCCTCCTTGCAGCCCTTGCCGGACAAAAGGCCGAGGGTGACCTCAAGGGCTCGCTCGATATCGCCAGCGCCAATGGAAAGACCGGTCTGAAGGTCAACGCCAGCGGCAATGGCATCCGCCGTGACGATCTCGTCATCGGCAAGCCGGCTGTCGCGCTCACCATCGACGACCTCAAGGCCTTCTCCGCCAATGGCAGCATCCGCGCGGATACCATCGCCTCCGGCGCCAACCGCATCACCGGTCTCGACCTGACCTTCACTCAGCAGGGAAGCCGCACCGACTTCGATCTGAAATCCACATATGACAACGCGCCGCTGACGACGCGCGGCGGCGTCGAGACATCAGGCGGCCAGACGACGGTGAGCCTCGACTCATTTGCCGGCGCTCCGCGCACGATCCCGGTGAAGCTGGCATCGCCGACCAAGATCGTCATCAAGGATGGGGCAGCGTCGCTGAATGGCCTGACCCTCCAGACGGGCGGCGGCTCGGTGACCGTTGACGGCACCGCCGGTCAGACATTGAACATCAATGCCAAGATCACCAACCTGCCGGCGAGCCTTGCCAATGTCTTTGCACCGACGCTTGCAGCTGAAGGCATCATTTCCGGCACGGTAGCGGTCACCGGCAAGGCCACCGCGCCCGCCGTCGTGTTCCAGACAAACTGGTCGGGCGCGGCGACGAGCCAGACGAAATCCGGCGGTCTTGCCGCGCTCGGCATCAAGGCGGATGGCAAATTCGCCGACAATGTCGTGACCATCAACACCAACCTGACCGGCCAGAGCGGCCTCGCGCTCAACGGCGGCGGCACTGTCGTCATCGCCGGCGGCAAGGCCATGGCGCTGAAGTTTTCCGGCAATGTGCCTTTCGATGCCCTTGCCGGCCAGCTCGCCGCCCAGGGCCTGGTCGTGACAGGTGCGGCGAGGATCGACATGCAGATCGGCGGCACGACGGCAGCACCTGCCATATCAGGCACGATTGCCACCGACGGCGGCAAGCTGGTCGACGTCCGCCGGAACCTGACCCTCAACGCCCTTGCCGTCACCGTAACCCTCGACGGCAAGCAGGCCGTCATCTCGCGGCTCAGCGGCAACCTGACGAGCGGCGGCAGCATTTCGGGCAGCGGCACGGTCGGCATTACCCCGGACAGCGGCTTCCCCGCCGATATCCAGATGAAGTTCAACAACGCGACCTATGTCGACGGGACGCTGGTGGCTGCGACCATCAACGGCACGCTCGGCGTCAAGGGTCCGCTGATGACGGCGCCGATGCTGACGGGCAATCTGAGGATCAACAAGGCATCGATCACGATACCGGAGAAGCTGCCGGCATCGCTCTCCGAGATCAATATCAAGCACAAGAACGCCCCGGCCGCGGTCAACGCCCAGTTCAAGGATCAGAAGCCAGAGGGACCGCGCAGCAAATCGACCACCCTCGGCATCGACCTGCAACTCGAGGCACCCTCGCAGATCTTCGTGCGCGGCCGCGGCATCGACGCCGAACTCGGCGGCAGCATCACGGTGCGCGGCACGGCAGCGGAACCTGTCGTATCCGGCGGCTTCACCATGCGCCGCGGACGCCTGACCATCCTCAGCCGCCGGCTTGATTTCACGGATACCAGCAAGATCACCTTCGGCGGCGACCTGACGCCGGCACTCAACATGGAGGCGACATCGACGGTGAGCTCCACCACGATCACCGTCGATGTCATCGGTCTCGCCACCGACCCGCAGATCGGCTTTTCCTCTTCGCCGGCGCTGCCGCAGGACGAAGTGCTGGCGCAGCTGATCTTCGGCCAATCCATGTCGAAACTATCGGCCATGCAAATCGCCCAGCTCGCCGATGCGGCAAGCCAGCTCGCCGGCGGACGCTCCACCTCGCTGTTCGAAGGATTGCGCAGCCATCTCGGCGTCGACGATCTGGATATTTCGACCGATGCGAACGGCCAGGCGCAGGTCGGCGCGGGTAAGTATTTGAACAAACGCACTTATATCGAGCTGCAACAAGGCGCCTCCAACAACACCAAGGCGATCATCAACCTCAATGTCGGACGCGGCGTGAAGCTGCGCGGCGCGGCCGGCTCGGACGGAGCAGGCGAAGCCGGTATCGTCTACGAGCATGAGTATTGA